A region from the Salvelinus fontinalis isolate EN_2023a chromosome 23, ASM2944872v1, whole genome shotgun sequence genome encodes:
- the LOC129821305 gene encoding cysteine/serine-rich nuclear protein 3-like has protein sequence MSGILKRKFDEVEASSSPCSSLQESDDEVSCSESGDSSDSVNPSASGPFTPDSILKREKRVRTRRVHFDNVTVYYFSRRQGFTSVPSQGGSTLGMSNRHSGVRQYSLGEFALEQERIHRDMLRDHLKEEKLNSMKLKLTKNGTVESEEANTLMAEDISDDDIDLENTEVDEYFFLQPLTTKKRRALLRTSGVKKIDVEEKHELRAIRVSREDCGCDCRVFCDPETCACSVAGIKCQVDRMSFPCGCTKEGCSNAAGRVEFNPIRVRTHFLHTIMKLELEKSREQQQASPANGYHGESNGYGSPLVQTQYSLSDPTVQQSAIMHLQTADDMDEPLGDEDEDEDDEENEEDDEDEEDSSSLCSGLSDSSTQSLANSDSEEEDGDEEDKSEDFENGVSEPPVANTEVAPLSSVLCYSDATLPQDNHMNGNSYIFSSPADYYQLENPSAVASANGTASQPSEPYGEVLSFPHTVSTTNGAMPQGPFNMAVDIAEQYTDYPRQAEEQYANQHFTMTNGTAATTAMGCCTPDLENNVVPSKGTFPEQSGGLSQIEFHNNYLNNKKCFVAEQPKEVSSVNCLSEGPSLAVSTKIPALAENVPQVAAV, from the exons ATGAGCGGTATACTTAAGAGGAAGTTTGACGAGGTGGAGGCTTCCTCCTCGCCATGCTCCTCCTTGCAGGAGTCTGATGACGAGGTCTCCTGCAGCGAGAGCGGAGACAGCAGTGACAGTGTCAACCCTTCAGCCTCGGGCCCCTTCACCc CTGATTCTATACTGAAGAGGGAGAAGCGTGTGAGAACAAGGAGGGTACATTTTGACAATGTGACGGTGTACTACTTCAGCCGGCGCCAGGGCTTCACCAGTGTGCCCAGTCAGGGGGGCAGTACTCTGGGCATGTCCAACAGACACAGTGGTGTCAGGCAGTACTCCCTGGGAGAGTTTGCCCTGGAGCAAGAGAGAATCCACAGAGACATGCTCCGAGACCATCTGAAGGAGGAGAAACTCAACTCCATGAAACTCAAG CTGACTAAGAATGGTACAGTGGAGTCGGAGGAGGCCAACACGCTCATGGCAGAGGACATCTCTGACGATGACATTGATCTGGAAAACACAGAGGTGGACGAGTACTTCTTCCTACAGCCCCTCACCACGAAGAAGCGCCGGGCTCTGCTGCGGACCTCGGGGGTGAAGAAGATTGACGTGGAGGAGAAGCACGAGCTGCGGGCCATCCGGGTGTCCAGGGAGGACTGTGGCTGCGACTGCAGAGTGTTCTGTGACCCAGAGACCTGTGCATGCAGCGTAGCAGGAATCAAGTGCCAG GTGGACCGCATGTCTTTTCCCTGTGGCTGTACCAAGGAGGGCTGTAGCAACGCGGCCGGCCGGGTGGAGTTTAACCCCATCCGCGTGCGGACCCACTTCTTGCACACCATCATGAAGCTAGAGCTGGAGAAGAGCCGCGAGCAGCAGCAGGCATCCCCTGCCAACGGTTACCATGGCGAAAGCAACGGCTATGGCAGCCCGCTGGTCCAGACCCAATACTCTCTGTCAGACCCAACAGTCCAACAGTCTGCCATCAtgcacctccagactgctgacgACATGGACGAGCCTCTGGGTGATGAAGACGAagatgaggatgatgaggagAATGAGGAAGATGACGAGGATGAAGAGGACAGCAGCAGTTTATGCAGCGGACTGTCTGACTCCAGCACTCAGAGCTTGGCGAACAGTGACTCTGAGGAAGAGGACGGCGATGAGGAGGACAAGTCGGAGGACTTTGAGAATGGAGTCAGCGAGCCGCCTGTCGCCAACACTGAGGTTGCccccctgtcctctgtgttgtgttACTCTGACGCCACTCTGCCACAGGACAACCATATGAATGGAAACTCTTATATATTCAGCTCCCCAGCAGATTATTATCAGTTGGAGAACCCCAGTGCTGTTGCCTCAGCCAACGGGACGGCCAGCCAACCCAGTGAACCCTATGGAGAGGTCTTATCATTCCCGCACACAGTAAGCACTACTAACGGTGCCATGCCACAAGGACCATTTAACATGGCCGTCGACATTGCAGAGCAGTACACAGATTACCCCCGCCAGGCTGAGGAACAGTACGCCAATCAGCACTTCACCATGACCAATGGCACAGCAGCAACCACTGCCATGGGCTGCTGCACACCTGACCTGGAGAACAACGTGGTCCCGTCTAAAGGAACATTCCCTGAGCAATCTGGGGGCCTCAGCCAGATTgagttccacaacaactacctgaaCAATAAGAAGTGTTTTGTGGCAGAGCAGCCAAAGGAAGTGTCTAGCGTTAATTGTCTGTCTGAAGGGCCTTCTTTAGCAGTCAGTACAAAGATCCCTGCATTAGCAGAGAATGTCCCCCAGGTCGCAGCAGTTTAG